In a single window of the Sediminicoccus sp. KRV36 genome:
- a CDS encoding HAMP domain-containing methyl-accepting chemotaxis protein gives MLANDTGVAMRILLEQRRPLYGPLRTKFRDLTSRLDNEMTAASNAARAETHASYWRALAIIALGSAFAVGLALWLMVGGVARPIGRITGRMLALRDGDKHSPIPGAGRKDEVGRMADSIEAFRLAALEQDRIAAGLAEQQAARAARAEKVEALVRHFEAEAADALRFVAAASAELDMTAGAMQGAAQAGHERALSLAASAEQASANVQTVAASAEEMSASIAEVARQVTEGSRVASQAAEDARATSEAVTALAEGAQKIGEVVRMISDIAGQTNLLALNATIEAARAGEAGKGFAVVASEVKQLAAQTARATEQIGAQITAIQGDTERAVDAIRSIASTIAAMDATTAQVAAATEEQAAATREIGRAVAEAAIGTRDVSRFAGGVTQGATETGAAATQLRSASGELNRRAEALRQDVDGFLAGIKAA, from the coding sequence ATGCTGGCGAATGACACAGGCGTGGCGATGCGCATCCTGCTGGAGCAGCGGCGCCCCCTCTATGGTCCGCTCCGGACGAAATTCCGTGACCTGACCAGCCGGCTGGACAATGAGATGACGGCCGCTTCCAACGCCGCAAGGGCCGAAACCCACGCCAGCTATTGGCGCGCCCTCGCCATCATCGCCCTGGGCAGCGCATTCGCGGTGGGGCTGGCGCTCTGGCTGATGGTCGGCGGGGTGGCGCGGCCGATCGGGCGGATCACCGGGCGCATGCTCGCGCTGCGCGATGGTGACAAGCACAGCCCAATCCCCGGTGCCGGCCGCAAGGATGAAGTGGGCCGCATGGCCGACTCGATCGAAGCCTTCCGCCTTGCCGCATTGGAGCAGGACCGGATTGCCGCCGGCCTCGCTGAACAGCAGGCCGCGCGCGCGGCGCGCGCCGAAAAGGTCGAGGCGCTGGTTCGGCACTTCGAAGCCGAAGCGGCCGATGCCCTGCGCTTCGTCGCCGCGGCCTCGGCCGAGTTGGACATGACGGCCGGCGCCATGCAGGGCGCGGCGCAGGCGGGGCATGAGCGGGCGCTCTCCCTCGCTGCCTCGGCCGAGCAAGCCAGCGCGAATGTGCAGACCGTCGCTGCCTCGGCCGAGGAAATGTCCGCCAGTATCGCCGAGGTCGCGCGTCAGGTCACCGAGGGTTCGCGGGTGGCGAGCCAGGCGGCGGAGGACGCGCGCGCCACCAGTGAGGCCGTGACGGCCCTGGCCGAGGGCGCGCAGAAAATCGGCGAGGTGGTGCGCATGATCAGCGACATCGCGGGCCAGACCAATCTGCTGGCCCTCAACGCCACGATCGAGGCCGCACGCGCCGGAGAAGCAGGCAAGGGCTTCGCCGTGGTGGCGAGTGAGGTGAAGCAACTGGCCGCCCAGACCGCCCGGGCGACCGAGCAGATCGGCGCGCAGATCACGGCCATCCAGGGTGATACGGAGCGCGCGGTGGACGCCATCCGCTCCATCGCCAGCACCATCGCCGCCATGGACGCGACCACGGCCCAGGTGGCGGCAGCCACGGAGGAACAGGCGGCCGCCACGCGGGAAATCGGCCGCGCCGTGGCCGAAGCCGCCATCGGCACGCGCGACGTCAGCCGCTTCGCCGGTGGGGTGACGCAGGGCGCCACGGAAACCGGCGCCGCCGCCACCCAATTGCGCAGCGCCTCGGGCGAGCTCAATCGCCGTGCGGAAGCCTTGCGCCAGGACGTGGACGGTTTCCTGGCCGGGATCAAGGCGGCCTGA
- a CDS encoding DUF2950 domain-containing protein has protein sequence MTQHLKQRLILGGLALTLALLPGQHIARAQEAPPMAEAEAPRPPLPPQSFPSPEAGFAALAEAIAGHDERRLLRVLGQRAIALVRSGDPVADRAARDRFTAAYAAKHEILRSAPGRATLQIGTDDWPLPIPMVQRGQAWRFDAREGAQELLDRRIGRNELDTIAALRTLVEVQDEYARTAGRQGALRSYARRFFSTPGQRDGLYWATDEGEAPSPLGPLAAAASEGGYARRGPGEAPRPFHGYLFRMLEGQGPAARGGEMDYVVNGRMIGGFAVLAIPAQYGVSGIQSFLVSHQGQVYQANLGPQTAQIARGITRFDPGPGWVVVPE, from the coding sequence ATGACACAGCATCTGAAGCAGCGCCTGATCCTGGGTGGCCTCGCGCTCACTCTCGCCCTCCTTCCCGGCCAGCACATTGCCCGGGCGCAGGAGGCTCCCCCCATGGCGGAGGCCGAGGCCCCGCGCCCGCCCTTGCCGCCGCAGAGCTTCCCCTCGCCCGAGGCGGGTTTCGCCGCCCTGGCCGAGGCCATCGCCGGGCATGATGAGCGGCGCCTGCTGCGCGTGCTGGGCCAGCGCGCCATTGCCCTGGTTCGCTCGGGGGACCCGGTGGCGGATCGTGCGGCGCGGGACCGCTTCACCGCCGCCTATGCCGCGAAGCATGAGATTCTGCGCTCCGCCCCAGGCCGCGCGACCTTGCAGATCGGCACCGATGACTGGCCCCTGCCCATCCCCATGGTCCAGCGCGGCCAGGCCTGGCGCTTCGACGCGCGGGAGGGTGCGCAGGAATTGCTCGATCGCCGGATCGGCCGCAACGAACTCGACACCATCGCGGCGCTGCGGACCCTGGTGGAGGTGCAGGATGAATATGCCCGCACCGCCGGCCGGCAGGGCGCGCTGCGCAGCTATGCGCGGCGCTTCTTCTCCACACCGGGCCAGCGCGACGGCCTCTACTGGGCGACCGATGAGGGCGAGGCGCCAAGCCCGCTTGGCCCGCTGGCGGCCGCGGCGAGTGAGGGCGGCTATGCCCGCCGTGGCCCGGGTGAGGCCCCGCGCCCCTTCCATGGCTATCTGTTCCGCATGCTGGAAGGCCAGGGGCCGGCGGCGCGCGGGGGTGAGATGGATTACGTGGTGAATGGCCGGATGATCGGCGGCTTCGCCGTGCTCGCCATCCCCGCGCAATATGGCGTCTCGGGCATACAGTCCTTCCTGGTGAGCCATCAGGGGCAGGTCTATCAGGCCAATCTGGGGCCGCAGACGGCGCAGATCGCGCGCGGAATCACGCGTTTCGATCCGGGGCCTGGCTGGGTGGTGGTGCCGGAGTAG
- a CDS encoding GntR family transcriptional regulator, with protein sequence MSATKLPPEAPRASAVDIAYEALRGMLLLYELRPAERLNEVHLAERLGLSRTPLREALNRLAAERLLVARGGQGFFVRDLDLREAMDLYELREALEATAFRLACERATPAAVNALARAWRARHRQLAREQDRAAMVAEDVRFHESLCALSANAELLRTLSEVNARTTFIRWAYATGPRPELNFDEHDALLEALTSRDAASGAAILHRHIGRRAEALATLLAPARAFPIIPRRRNP encoded by the coding sequence ATGTCGGCCACGAAGCTCCCCCCCGAAGCCCCGCGCGCCAGCGCGGTGGACATCGCCTATGAGGCGCTGCGCGGCATGCTGCTGCTCTATGAACTGCGCCCCGCCGAACGCCTGAACGAGGTGCATCTGGCCGAGCGACTGGGCCTGTCCCGCACCCCGCTGCGCGAAGCGCTGAACCGCCTGGCGGCCGAGCGCCTGCTGGTGGCGCGCGGCGGCCAGGGCTTCTTCGTGCGCGACCTCGATCTGCGCGAGGCGATGGACCTCTACGAACTGCGCGAGGCGTTGGAGGCCACGGCCTTCCGCCTGGCCTGCGAACGCGCCACACCCGCGGCGGTGAACGCGCTCGCCCGGGCCTGGCGCGCGCGGCATCGCCAATTGGCGCGCGAGCAGGATCGCGCGGCCATGGTGGCCGAGGATGTGCGCTTCCATGAATCGCTCTGCGCCCTCTCGGCCAATGCCGAATTGCTGCGCACGCTGAGCGAGGTGAATGCGCGCACCACCTTCATCCGCTGGGCCTATGCGACCGGCCCCCGGCCCGAGCTGAATTTCGACGAGCATGACGCGCTGCTGGAGGCGCTGACCAGCCGCGACGCTGCGTCCGGCGCTGCGATCCTGCACCGCCATATCGGCCGCCGGGCCGAGGCGCTGGCAACGTTGCTGGCCCCCGCCCGGGCTTTCCCCATCATCCCCCGCAGGAGGAACCCCTGA
- a CDS encoding cupin domain-containing protein — MSETLAPLVVVQPDDARSFWQPVPANGFVRCMLASNEIGGETPFSMGTQLVDPGCFVREHVHPDNEEVIFVLEGGGEALLDGKDKVSMVKGTCIYIGKGRAHRFQASDDAPMTFMWLMMPGGLETFFARIGRERKPGDPQPPNFPRPADVLQIEAETVFGTLPPKA, encoded by the coding sequence ATGTCCGAGACCCTCGCTCCACTGGTGGTGGTGCAGCCCGATGATGCGCGCTCCTTTTGGCAGCCCGTGCCGGCCAATGGCTTCGTGCGCTGCATGCTGGCCTCCAACGAGATTGGCGGGGAGACGCCCTTCTCCATGGGCACGCAGCTGGTGGACCCCGGCTGCTTCGTGCGTGAGCATGTCCACCCCGACAATGAGGAGGTGATCTTCGTGCTCGAAGGCGGCGGCGAGGCGCTGCTCGATGGCAAGGACAAGGTGTCGATGGTGAAGGGCACCTGCATCTATATCGGCAAAGGACGCGCGCACCGCTTCCAAGCGAGCGACGATGCGCCGATGACCTTCATGTGGCTGATGATGCCCGGCGGGTTGGAGACCTTCTTCGCCCGCATCGGCCGCGAGCGGAAGCCCGGTGACCCGCAGCCGCCGAATTTCCCGCGCCCCGCGGATGTGCTGCAGATCGAAGCCGAGACGGTCTTCGGCACGCTCCCTCCGAAAGCCTGA